The window AGCGGAAACGACTTTTTGCCAACGTCTGCAACCACAGACACAGCGTCCGGAACAAACGCGGTCACGTGGCGGTTACCGTTAAAGATGTGCGGGCCAAGCACAGAAAAGGGGTCGCCGTGGCGACCTTCTAGAATTGCCGTAAGGTCTTGCCGGGAAGCGGGGTGATGGGCTTCGGGTACTGTGGAAACGGCCATGGTTGATACGCTAAGCCTTTGCGCACGAACTGCAACCGTGACGACCTAAATCAATGAACGGGCGTCCCACACATCCCTCATATAGCCGCGGATGGTACGGTCCGATGAGAACCAACCAGAGCGCGCGGTATTGAGCGCCGCCATTCGGAACCAGCTATCGCGATCCTTGAACTTCGCATCCACCTCGCGCTGTGCGCGCCAATAATCGGTGAAGTCAGAGGAAACGAGGAAATAGTCCGGGCCTGACACATTCTCGACGATCCCCTTATACCGATGCGGCTCTTCGGGGCTGAAGACACCTGTTTGAATTGCGTCCAGTGCCGCTGCAAGGCGCGGATCGTGCGCGATCGCCTTGCCTGCGTGGTCATCAACCGCGCGACGTGCCACGACCTCGTCGGCTGTCATGCCAAACAGGAAAAAGTTATCGGATCCAACCCGCTCGCGGATTTCCACATTGGCACCGTCGAGTGTGCCGATGGTCGGCGCGCCGTTAAGCGCGAACTTCATGTTTCCGGTCCCTGAGGCTTCCTTGCCAGCGGTGGAAATCTGCTCTGACAAGTCGGCCGCGGGGATCAGCCGCTCAGCCAGCGTTACATTGTAATTGGGGACGAAAACGATCTTCAGATAGGGGCTGGTGTCTGGATCGGCGTTCACGACGGCAGCGACGTCGTTGATCAGGCGGATTATGTCCTTGGCAAAGAAGTAACCAGGCGCCGCTTTTCCTGCGAAGATCTTCACTCTCGGCGTCCAGCCCGCATCAGGATCGGTTTTGATCGCTTGCCAAAGCGCGACCGCCTCGATGATGTTCAGATGCTGGCGCTTGTACTCATGCAAGCGTTTGATCTGCACATCGAACACCATGGTTGGATCAATGGTAACTCCAAGGGAATGGCTGAACCATTGTGCCAGTTCGACCTTGTTTGCGTCTTTAGAGGCAGCGTAGGCCAGCCGAAACTCCGGATCATCGACATGCGGTTCCAGCTTGGCGAGTTGTTCGAGGTCGGCGACCCAGCTTTCACCGATCCGCTGTGTGATAAGCGCGGACAGAGATGGGTTGCAGGCGTGCAACCAACGTCGCGGGGTGACGCCGTTGGTCTGATTGACGATCCTGTCGGGATGCAGCCGGTTCAGTTCGTCGAAAACCGTGGACTTCATCAGCTCGGTATGGAGCGCTGACACACCGTTCACGCGGTTGGCCATGATGAAGCTCAGTTCACCCATTTTGACCACACCCGGCTCCCGGATGGCCAGCTTTCGGCTCGGGTTCTGTTTGGAATGCGCCCCATCAATCTGGTCTATGATCTCCAGATGACGGGGTAAAAGGCGGCCAAACAGGCCCTCCTCCCAACGCTCCAGCGCCTCCGGCAGAAGCGTGTGGTTGGTGTAATTGAGCGTATGGCGCGCAAGCTCCATCGCGTCATCGAACGGAAGCCCGCGTTCATCGCTCAACAAACGGACCAGTTCCGGGCCGGCGATAGCCGGGTGGGTGTCGTTGAGCTGGATAGCAACCTTTTCTGGCAAGAGCCGCAGATCGTCATGTTCGCTCTCAAACCGGCGCAGAATGTCGGCGAGCGATGCAGCCGTGAAGAAATACTCCTGTTTGAGCCTTAGTTCTTTTCCAACATCCGTTGTATCGTCCGGGTAGAGAACCCGGGAGATTGTGCGCGCCATCGCTTCCTCGCTGGCTGCGCCAACGAAGTCCCCCTCGTTGAAGCTCTCAAGGTCGAAGGCTTGGATCGGTTTGGCTGACCACAGGCGAAGGGTGTTCGCCCATGCGCCGTTCCAACCCACTATTGGGGTATCATAAGCAGCTGCAACGACCGCATTGGTTGGCGTCCAATTGGCTCTGCCGTCCTTTTGGCGAACCTCGCCACCAAACCCCAGGCGGTACCGGGCTTCGGGACGTTCGAACTCCCAAGCATGGGTTTGCTGCAGCCAGGTTTCCGGCTTCTCGATCTGCCGACCGCCAGAGATCGATTGCTTGAAAAGGCCGTGTTCATAGCGGATGCCATATCCATAGGCTGGCACGCCGAGGGTCGAAAGCGATTCAAGAAAACAGGCTGCCAGACGGCCAAGCCCGCCATTGCCCAGCGCCGCGTCGGGCTCGTCAGTGATGACAGCCATCGGGTCAAGGCCAAGTGAGGACAGACTTTCGCAGGTCTCATCAAACAGGCGCAAGTTCACCAGACCGTCCTGGAGCAGCCGCCCGATCAGGAACTCCATGGAGAGGTAATAGACCCGCTTGCTACCGCGCGCATACGCTGTGCGCGTCGAGGCAAACCATGCGTCAACTATGCGATCACGCAAGGCATACGATACGGCCATGCGCCAATCGTAAGTGGTTGCATGATCAGCATCTTTTCCGACCGTATAGATGAGATGGTGCCGTATCGCGTCGCGCATGGGCATAGACAACCCGGAAGGCTTGTCGAGCATTGGGGGAACCTATGTCTGGTTTTGGATCGCCACAGGCTGGCAGGGGCTAATCAACGTACTTTTTTACGCTCTATGCATGCAGCAAAAAGGACACTCCGAAAGTATGTATGCAACACAGCGGTGCCGAAGGTCGCAAGTGGGCAGTGCTGAAAAAGAACCTCGCTTGACCCCGTTTTGAACAATTTGTCCCAGATGCCCAGAGGCGTGTTAACTGGGCCTGTCTCTGAATCTGCTTTCGCTAGAGCGTATTGCGGCGTAAATCCTCCGTTACCAAGCGCCTCTTTGCTCCGGTGGGGGCGATGCATGAGCCCGGAAGGGAACCCCATGGAGCCAGTCCAAACAGCAATTGGTTACCAAAGAATCGCCGTTCTTGGCGCCGGTGCCTGGGGAACGGCGCTGTCGTGTGTTGCCAGAAGTGCCGGTCGGAGCGTGGTCCTTTGGGGCCGTGATGCCGAAGCGTTGCACACAATCGCAAACGAACGGACCCATCCCAAGCACCTGCCTGGTGTTCCGTTACAAGCGGGGATCGAGACGTCCCCGGTTATGGAGCAAGCCGTCAACGGCGCCGAGGCCGTGCTCGTGGTTGTGCCCTCCTACCATACACGTGAAATATGCACTGAGCTCGCGCCGCTGCTTGCGACCGATGTGCCCGTCGCCCTCTGCGCAAAAGGGATCGAAGAAGGCACCGGTATGATCATGACGCAGGTCGCCGAAGACGTCCTGCGAAGCAATCCGGTGGGTGTCTTATCGGGCCCGACATTTGCGCGGGAAGTGGCACTCGGACACCCAACATCGGCAACCGTGGCATTCGCTTTTTCACCTTTTGATCGTGTTCAACCCATCAGCAATCCGGCATCTCGGCTCTCTGTCACGCTGGGGACGGAAACCTTCAGACCCCACGTTTCCGACGATGTCGTTGGGGTTGAGATCGGTGGCGCTATCAAAAATGTGATCGCCATAGCCTGCGGGATGATGACAGGAGCTGGCTTTGCAGAGAACACCCGCGCAGCCCTTATCACGCAAGGGATCGACGAGATGCGTCTGATCACCGAGGCGCTCGGCGGGCGGCTTGAGACAGTGACGGGGCTGGCGGGGATCGGCGATCTTTCGCTGACATGCTCCAGCCCAACCTCACGCAACATGAGTTTGGGCGTCCAGCTTGGAAGCGGTCGCAAAAGGGCTGAGTGCTTCGACGGTCAGCCTGTCGTCGTCGAGGGGGAGCTAAACTCCAAAACGGTCACCGATCTGGCGCGTCGGCTCAGACTGTCGCTGCCCGTATGCGAAGCCGTCCGCTCCGTACTTCACGACGGTGCCGAGTTCGGCACAACGTTTGCGCGCTTATGGGCTCGTCCTCTGGGTGCCGAACCATCGGCCATGCGGCTTTCGCTCCAGCATCCTGCGTCTGACGCTGCAATTACCGAATTCGCCAAGCGCCTGGCCTGACCACAACCCATCATACCGTGGCACGAGGCACCGTTGGGCGCCCGACGCCAGCATGGTCAAATGATGGGAAGCAAGTCGCTTGCAAATGGTGCCCCTGACGGGAGCAACATTGAACTCGGTTCTCGAGGAATTGGCGAGTTGGGAAGAACAGCTAAACCACGTTGAGCCGCATCCGTTCGAGGCCCGTTCGGAGCGTGAAATTGAGGAGCCGCAGCCATGAGCGGTTCCGACGTTCCAACTATCAGATCGGTGTTTTCAGCGAGCGTGATACCGAAGTCCAAACGCCGTCCACCTGTCTCGATCCGGTTTTCGGATGACGAGCTCGAACAGCTGCGGTCGTGGGCGGATGACCGTCCGCTTGGAGCCGTGGTGCGTGAACGGTTGTTTGGTGCGAATGCAAAGAAGGGCCGGAAGGTCGCGTCGCCACCAAGGCAGCGGAAGGCAATTGCGGGAGCGTTGCGTCGTCTTGGGCAGTCTCAAATCGCGGCATACCTAACATCGCAGATTACCGCGCTTGAGGAAGGCCGTTTGATGTTATCGACGTCAGAAGAGCAGCAACTGCGTGATGCAGATCGCGAGTGCTACCTCATACGCGGCGATCTCGTGAAAGCGCTTGGTATCGATGCCGATCATGGTGAGAG is drawn from Pseudomonadota bacterium and contains these coding sequences:
- a CDS encoding glycogen/starch/alpha-glucan phosphorylase gives rise to the protein MLDKPSGLSMPMRDAIRHHLIYTVGKDADHATTYDWRMAVSYALRDRIVDAWFASTRTAYARGSKRVYYLSMEFLIGRLLQDGLVNLRLFDETCESLSSLGLDPMAVITDEPDAALGNGGLGRLAACFLESLSTLGVPAYGYGIRYEHGLFKQSISGGRQIEKPETWLQQTHAWEFERPEARYRLGFGGEVRQKDGRANWTPTNAVVAAAYDTPIVGWNGAWANTLRLWSAKPIQAFDLESFNEGDFVGAASEEAMARTISRVLYPDDTTDVGKELRLKQEYFFTAASLADILRRFESEHDDLRLLPEKVAIQLNDTHPAIAGPELVRLLSDERGLPFDDAMELARHTLNYTNHTLLPEALERWEEGLFGRLLPRHLEIIDQIDGAHSKQNPSRKLAIREPGVVKMGELSFIMANRVNGVSALHTELMKSTVFDELNRLHPDRIVNQTNGVTPRRWLHACNPSLSALITQRIGESWVADLEQLAKLEPHVDDPEFRLAYAASKDANKVELAQWFSHSLGVTIDPTMVFDVQIKRLHEYKRQHLNIIEAVALWQAIKTDPDAGWTPRVKIFAGKAAPGYFFAKDIIRLINDVAAVVNADPDTSPYLKIVFVPNYNVTLAERLIPAADLSEQISTAGKEASGTGNMKFALNGAPTIGTLDGANVEIRERVGSDNFFLFGMTADEVVARRAVDDHAGKAIAHDPRLAAALDAIQTGVFSPEEPHRYKGIVENVSGPDYFLVSSDFTDYWRAQREVDAKFKDRDSWFRMAALNTARSGWFSSDRTIRGYMRDVWDARSLI
- a CDS encoding NAD(P)H-dependent glycerol-3-phosphate dehydrogenase: MSPEGNPMEPVQTAIGYQRIAVLGAGAWGTALSCVARSAGRSVVLWGRDAEALHTIANERTHPKHLPGVPLQAGIETSPVMEQAVNGAEAVLVVVPSYHTREICTELAPLLATDVPVALCAKGIEEGTGMIMTQVAEDVLRSNPVGVLSGPTFAREVALGHPTSATVAFAFSPFDRVQPISNPASRLSVTLGTETFRPHVSDDVVGVEIGGAIKNVIAIACGMMTGAGFAENTRAALITQGIDEMRLITEALGGRLETVTGLAGIGDLSLTCSSPTSRNMSLGVQLGSGRKRAECFDGQPVVVEGELNSKTVTDLARRLRLSLPVCEAVRSVLHDGAEFGTTFARLWARPLGAEPSAMRLSLQHPASDAAITEFAKRLA